Proteins encoded within one genomic window of Arachis ipaensis cultivar K30076 chromosome B08, Araip1.1, whole genome shotgun sequence:
- the LOC107613208 gene encoding flotillin-like protein 3 yields the protein MKFKVANASEYLVITGAGIQDVKLAKKAWVFPWQSCTTLDLSPVNYTFELQAMSAEKLPFKLPSVFTIGPRVDDHESLLKYAKLLSTHDKLSNHVNDLVQGVIEGETRVLAASMTMDEIFKGTKEFKQGVFEKVQLELNQFGLLIYNANVKQLVDVPGHEYFSYLGKKTQMEAANQAKVDVAEAKKKGEVGSKLREGETLQNAAKIDAETKIIATQKKGEGDKEEIKVRTSVKVFENSKEAEVAEANAELARKKAEWSKVAKLAEMEARKAVSLREAELQGEVERMNAKARTEKLRADYLTQASVQYETKAQEANWELYKKQKEAEAVLFQKEKEAEAQKKLAEAEFFARQQAADAQLYAKKKEAEGLMALGKAQGAYLKTLHEALGGNYAALRDYLMIERGMYQEIARINGDAVRGLKPNISIWTNGNGEGGDGGSALKEVAGVYKMLPPLFKTVEEQTGMLPPAWMGTLPQKKADQASLK from the exons ATGAAGTTCAAGGTAGCGAATGCATCGGAATACCTGGTAATAACAGGTGCAGGGATCCAAGACGTGAAGCTTGCGAAGAAAGCATGGGTGTTTCCATGGCAATCATGCACCACCTTGGACCTTTCTCCGGTAAACTACACGTTCGAGCTCCAAGCCATGAGCGCCGAGAAGCTCCCTTTCAAGCTTCCTTCGGTGTTCACAATTGGTCCACGTGTCGACGATCACGAGTCTCTCTTAAAGTACGCCAAGCTCCTCTCGACCCATGATAAGCTCTCCAACCACGTTAATGATCTCGTCCAAGGAGTCATTGAGGGCGAGACGCGTGTTCTTGCAGCCTCTATGACTATGGACGAGATCTTCAAGGGAACCAAGGAGTTCAAGCAAG GTGTGTTCGAGAAAGTTCAGCTAGAACTGAATCAGTTTGGGCTGCTGATCTACAATGCGAACGTGAAGCAGCTGGTGGATGTGCCGGGACATGAGTACTTCTCTTACTTGGGCAAGAAGACTCAGATGGAGGCCGCAAATCAGGCCAAGGTGGACGTTGCTGAGGCCAAGAAGAAGGGAGAGGTTGGTTCCAAGCTTAGGGAAGGTGAGACGCTCCAGAATGCGGCCAAGATCGATGCCGAGACGAAGATCATTGCCACTCAGAAGAAAGGCGAGGGCGATAAGGAGGAGATCAAA GTGAGGACATCAGTGAAGGTGTTTGAGAATTCGAAGGAAGCAGAGGTGGCAGAGGCAAATGCAGAGCTGGCAAGGAAGAAGGCGGAGTGGTCGAAGGTGGCGAAGTTGGCGGAGATGGAGGCTAGAAAGGCAGTGTCTTTGAGGGAGGCAGAGCTGCAGGGGGAGGTTGAGAGGATGAATGCTAAGGCCAGGACTGAGAAACTTAGAGCTGATTACCTTACCCAGGCAAGCGTTCAGTATGAGACCAAG GCACAAGAGGCCAACTGGGAACtatacaagaaacaaaaagaagcaGAAGCAGTTCTTTTCCAGAAGGAGAAAGAAGCTGAAGCACAAAAGAAATTGGCAGAGGCAGAGTTTTTCGCTCGCCAACAAGCCGCCGATGCGCAGCTATACGCGAAGAAGAAGGAGGCAGAGGGCCTTATGGCATTAGGGAAAGCCCAAGGTGCATATCTAAAGACACTCCATGAAGCACTTGGAGGAAACTATGCAGCTCTAAGGGACTACTTGATGATAGAACGTGGAATGTATCAAGAGATTGCTAGGATTAATGGCGACGCGGTACGTGGACTCAAGCCGAATATCAGCATTTGGACAAACGGCAATGGCGAAGGTGGTGACGGTGGCAGTGCTTTGAAGGAGGTTGCCGGTGTGTATAAGATGTTGCCACCTTTGTTTAAGACAGTTGAAGAACAAACTGGTATGCTGCCTCCGGCTTGGATGGGAACCTTGCCTCAAAAGAAAGCAGATCAAGCTTCTTTAAAGTGA